A window of Petrotoga miotherma DSM 10691 genomic DNA:
GTTATTGAGCTTACTAAAGGACCTATAATAGCTTCCCATTCTGATTGTAGAAAGATAGTAAACCTAGAAAGAAATCTCTCTGATTCACAGATAAAAGCGATAGCAGATACCGATGGTGTAATAGGAATAAACGCCTTTAACAAAATCGTCGCCAAGGATCCGGAAAAAGCTGATGTTGATGATTTAGTTAAACATATAGACCACATTGTAAATTTAGTAGGTATTGAGTATGTTGGTTTAGGATTTGATTTCTGTGAGCATTTAAAAAAATTTAACCCCCAGTTTGTTAACGAACTTAATCCATCTCCATCTTTTCAAGTTTTAGATAACCATTCAAATATTGTATTACTCGTTGAGAAATTACTACAAAGGGGATATGGTGAAGAAGATATAAAGAAGATCTTGGGAGAAAATTTTTCAAGGGTGTATAAAAAGGTACTAATTGATTAGAAATTTTAACTTATTAAATTTGAAAAAATTTGGTAAAATAAAGAAGAGGGAAAGCTTTCAAACTTTGCAGATATTGATGTTATTTTTTGTGACTCTGATACAACCCTAGCAGTTGCTGAAAAACTTGATTGAAAGATTTATCAGAGATAAAAGAGGTTTTGAAATATGCCAGATAGAGATGTAAAAACAATACAAGATCTCATATATTATCAATATGCCAAAATTATAGCAAGAAGCGCTTTTTCCATCCCTAATGGAAATATTGCGAAGAAACAGCATTATGGATTTATAAAAAAGACATTTTTAGAATTAAAAAACGGTGTTAAATCTTGGTCAGAAATTACTCACGAAGATTGGCAATTCGTGGAATTTCCAAAGGAATGTATATATTGCGGAGCGAAAAGCGATATTCAAAAAGAACATATTGTTCCAAGGGCTTTGCAAATTACCCCCAAGTGTAAAACATGTGACAAAATCCAAGGCATTCACAACCAAGTATGGGCGTGTAAACAATGTAATTATTCAAAAGGCACGAAAGGTCTTTATGAATTCTACAAGGCAAAATTTCCAAATGAAAAGAAATTCTACGACTTAATTCCACCACTATTAGAGAAGAAATACTTAAAGACAATTTATAATTGTCATAAATGTGCTGGAACTCTAAATCTTGGTGATCTAGATGGCGACGGAAAAATAACTGTACTGGACATTGACTTCATACTTCATTGAACTTCTCTAAAAATGGTATTTGTGGCTTTTACGAGCTAATAAAAATATAAACATTGCTTTTATGCTCAAACTTTATCAGGCACAACCTTTAACTGGTTTTAAATATTTACATGGAAGAAAAGAAGACAGAGCGATTCATATCGGACCTTTGAACGCTCCTGTTACGATGGAAGAAGGGGAAAAGGTGGTTATCGAGTGTAGAGCCAATGATTTCAACAAAGCAGATGTTCTTGGCTGGGAGTGGAGTTATGAAGTTAACGAACTTGCTAAAGCACGAGCAAAGGAAAATGGAGTTGAATTACGGCTGGTTCAACTACCTTCTGTGAACGAGATAAAATCCTCGCTTGTTGGTTTTGATTTGCAGTTATTGAAGGTTCCAGATCAGGTGGTAAAGAAGGAATTAGCCAAATATATTAAATTCCCAGAGGTTGCATATCTCGAAATTGACACTAAAACGAATGGAAATGAAGTCATGCTCAAAATCACTGATTTCCAAATCCCACCTACAGGAGAACTCGCAGAGATTTCCAGTAAAGTAAAAGACTCAAGAGAACTCATAGATTACTGGGCAATTGATTGGGATTACAAAGGCGATACCTTTCACAATCAATGGCAGAGTTTCAGGATGAAAAAGAATCCTAAAGTCGATTATGAGGCAAAACATAAATATGATGAAGTAGGCGAATACCAGATAATGGTTAAGGTGGTGGATGTTTTTGGGAATGACACTAATAAGGTTTTAAAGGTGGAGGTAAAGTAATGAGCATTTATATTAATGCATTTCCTATAATAAAGTACCCTGATGGAATCCAAATATTAAGGATACCTTATTCAGAAGACACATACGAGCAATATAAAGATTCTTCCTATAGAATCGCAAGTAATCTTTACATTTTTGACAGTGAGGCAAGGATAGGAGAAAAAGTTATATTAACAAAAAGTTCAATGGAATTTTCATTAGTTTTTCAGCATTTGGTGTTAAGAGCTATCAAGGATGCTTGTAGCGAAGAGAAATATAAAATAGAGGAACGGGGTAGAAGGTTAACCATTATTCATGAAGAACCAAGTATAAAAACCGACCATGTAGAAATATTTGAAGGAATTGAAATTCAGACAATCCATTGGCAGGATATAAATTTTGCCATAATTGTGGATTATTTAACCCGAAATAACTTTACAGAAAGATTTAAGATTGAAAAGTTAAATAAAAATACCTCTTTACCTGCTCCATCGTATTCTAATTTCTACAAATATTTAGGGCATAGAGAAGCAAAAGATATTATGACTAAAATAGGAGATTTAAGGGGAGAAAAAGTAAGGGGAAGAATGCGCTCGGATGCTTTAAAACAAAGAATGTCTGAAATTAAAGAATTTTTAATGAATTGTTTGGATTGGAGGGAAGGGGTAGAAAAAGAACTTTTTCTTTCTACAGGGGAAAGCATAGTAGTTTTAAACAAAAATGTAAAGGTGGTTTTACTATCTAGTGAGGAGCGTACATATGAGTAGTTTTTATGCTGAAATCATAGACGAACCTTGGCTAAGGTTTGGAAATGGTGTAACTGAAAAATTTACCTTTAGAGGACTTGGTAGAGGCGGTCCGTTTGATATTCATCAACTTAGTAGAAAAGAAAAATTAAATGTTCTTTTCATATATCCAGAGGGTAAAAAAGATATATCGGATTATATGTTTGACAAGTTAGTCTCAGGATATAGAAATTTCAATGGGTTTAATAGATTATTTCGCCAAGATTTGCAAAAAATAAACGGACTTGAGATACCTATAAAGTCTATTTCGCAGGGTGCAGTGATAGCAAATGAATATAAAACCAAACTAAAAAATTTCTTGCAAAATCAGAGGAATGAAATAGATACAGCAATCATTATGCACCCTGGGAAGCCCTATTTTACTTATGAGAGTCCCTATTTCTCAACAAAGATTTTGCTGGCGGCACATGGAAAACCTACCCAGTCGATAGATATAGAAAAATTTGAAAATCTAATTGGAAATGATAGTCTGAAATATTATTTAGCAAATGTTTCATTGGCAATTTATGC
This region includes:
- a CDS encoding HNH endonuclease, with protein sequence MPDRDVKTIQDLIYYQYAKIIARSAFSIPNGNIAKKQHYGFIKKTFLELKNGVKSWSEITHEDWQFVEFPKECIYCGAKSDIQKEHIVPRALQITPKCKTCDKIQGIHNQVWACKQCNYSKGTKGLYEFYKAKFPNEKKFYDLIPPLLEKKYLKTIYNCHKCAGTLNLGDLDGDGKITVLDIDFILH